One Acetobacter ghanensis DNA window includes the following coding sequences:
- a CDS encoding GNAT family N-acetyltransferase, with protein MSFFIRLARSEEALALPALERSAAQAFCSVPDLARLGEGDVLPVATHLASIAQATCWIAVDGHGRAVGFLTAQRYGRDLHIQEMSVMLAAQGQGLGRRLLMVACDHAQATGLLRLTLTTFVAVPWNAPFYARAGFCIIPPPMLDQRLAALLREEENSLAGGARCAMQYNLAQRG; from the coding sequence TTGTCTTTTTTCATCCGTCTGGCGCGGTCCGAGGAGGCCTTGGCCCTCCCCGCGCTGGAACGCTCCGCTGCACAGGCTTTTTGCAGCGTGCCCGACTTAGCCCGACTGGGGGAGGGAGACGTCCTGCCCGTTGCCACCCACCTTGCCAGCATTGCGCAGGCAACCTGCTGGATTGCGGTTGACGGTCACGGACGGGCTGTAGGGTTCTTAACCGCACAGCGCTATGGCCGTGATCTGCATATTCAGGAAATGTCGGTTATGCTGGCGGCACAGGGGCAGGGTCTTGGCCGCCGTCTGCTTATGGTGGCCTGTGACCACGCACAGGCGACTGGGCTGTTACGTCTGACGTTAACAACCTTTGTGGCTGTTCCGTGGAACGCGCCTTTTTATGCCAGAGCTGGCTTTTGCATCATCCCTCCCCCCATGCTGGACCAACGACTGGCAGCCCTGCTGCGGGAGGAAGAAAACAGCCTTGCTGGCGGCGCACGCTGCGCCATGCAGTACAATCTGGCGCAGCGCGGTTAA
- the pqqA gene encoding pyrroloquinoline quinone precursor peptide PqqA → MAWNAPKVTEIPLGAEINSYVCGQKK, encoded by the coding sequence ATGGCCTGGAACGCACCAAAAGTGACGGAAATTCCGTTGGGCGCAGAAATCAACAGCTATGTCTGCGGTCAGAAGAAATAA
- the tatC gene encoding twin-arginine translocase subunit TatC, whose product MSDNGPYQEDPIHDEPMPLLEHLLELRRRLLWSGAAFIVCFALCYHYAGDIYLFLARPLGEIMRQRGEQPHLIYTALYEAFFTYIRVALFGAAFLSFPIVAIQAWMFIAPGLYRSEKRVFAPFLVATPVLFVAGAALAYYFIFPVAWRFFVSFQTPGAGGEQVQIELQAKVSEYLSLVMKMIMAFGIAFELPVVLSLLARVGIVTSAMLRKFRRYAIVGAFVLGAIFMPPDPITQFGLAVPLILLYEISILCARVIEPKRPVVETPDPKTNPEQEVP is encoded by the coding sequence ATGAGCGATAACGGACCTTATCAGGAAGACCCAATTCACGATGAGCCGATGCCCCTGCTGGAGCATCTGCTTGAACTCCGCCGCCGCCTGCTGTGGTCGGGGGCTGCGTTTATTGTGTGTTTTGCCCTGTGCTACCATTATGCGGGCGATATTTACCTGTTTCTGGCCCGCCCACTGGGTGAGATTATGCGCCAGCGGGGCGAGCAGCCCCATCTGATCTATACGGCGCTGTACGAGGCGTTTTTTACCTATATCCGTGTGGCGTTGTTTGGCGCGGCGTTCCTGTCCTTCCCCATTGTGGCCATTCAGGCGTGGATGTTCATTGCACCGGGGCTTTACCGGTCCGAAAAGCGGGTGTTTGCACCGTTTCTTGTGGCAACGCCGGTGTTGTTTGTGGCTGGGGCGGCGCTGGCCTACTACTTCATCTTCCCCGTGGCATGGCGGTTCTTTGTGTCTTTTCAGACGCCGGGGGCCGGGGGGGAGCAGGTGCAGATCGAGCTTCAGGCCAAGGTGTCGGAATATCTGTCACTGGTCATGAAGATGATCATGGCGTTTGGCATTGCGTTTGAGCTGCCGGTGGTGCTCAGCCTGCTTGCACGTGTGGGTATTGTCACCTCCGCCATGCTGCGCAAGTTCCGTCGTTACGCCATTGTGGGGGCATTTGTGCTGGGGGCCATCTTTATGCCGCCCGACCCCATTACCCAGTTCGGTCTGGCCGTGCCGCTGATACTGCTTTACGAAATTTCCATTCTGTGCGCCCGCGTTATCGAGCCTAAACGCCCGGTTGTGGAGACGCCCGACCCCAAGAC
- a CDS encoding exodeoxyribonuclease III, giving the protein MKIATWNVNSVRQRQDLVLDWLAREQPDVLMMQEIKCETNLFPTAVFEQAGYGCAVVGQKSYNGVATLVRGTFDITTDHLPGFTDPAARYVEVRTKGLVLGNLYLPNGNSGGEQGYATKLNFLDALAARAEHFMQQDTDFVLAGDYNICPTPEDCAPGALGPEDALVRPQSRAAWRRLRWLGLTDALRALHPNGAAYTFWDYQAGAWQRDCGLRIDHMLLSPRVAEHLQTARPDRDERGMERPSDHVPLIVTLDDGLTPAP; this is encoded by the coding sequence ATGAAAATTGCAACATGGAACGTGAACTCGGTCCGCCAACGGCAGGATCTGGTTTTGGACTGGCTGGCGCGCGAGCAGCCTGACGTGCTGATGATGCAGGAAATCAAGTGCGAAACGAACCTGTTTCCCACTGCGGTTTTTGAGCAGGCTGGGTATGGCTGCGCCGTGGTGGGGCAAAAGTCCTATAACGGGGTTGCCACGCTGGTACGCGGCACGTTTGACATCACCACCGACCATCTGCCCGGCTTTACCGACCCTGCCGCCCGCTATGTAGAAGTGCGCACAAAAGGGCTGGTGCTAGGCAACCTGTACCTGCCCAACGGCAATTCCGGCGGGGAGCAGGGCTATGCGACCAAACTGAACTTTCTGGACGCACTGGCAGCCCGCGCAGAGCACTTCATGCAGCAAGATACCGACTTTGTGCTGGCTGGGGATTACAACATCTGCCCCACACCAGAGGACTGCGCGCCCGGTGCCCTTGGGCCGGAAGATGCGCTTGTGCGCCCCCAAAGCCGGGCTGCGTGGCGGCGCCTGCGCTGGCTGGGGCTGACGGATGCCCTACGCGCCCTGCACCCCAATGGCGCGGCCTATACCTTCTGGGACTATCAGGCCGGAGCATGGCAGCGTGACTGCGGGTTGCGGATTGACCACATGCTCCTTTCCCCCCGCGTGGCCGAGCACCTGCAAACCGCTCGCCCGGACCGGGACGAACGCGGCATGGAGCGCCCGTCCGACCATGTGCCGCTTATTGTCACGCTGGATGACGGGTTAACCCCCGCCCCATAA
- a CDS encoding HesB/IscA family protein → MTQPAPTFSVSDSAASRIASVVAKKQATAPTPQAAPVALRVSVEAGGCNGFQYLFTLTAADDIKGDDVRIEKNGALVVVDPTSLDLLAGAELEFADKLMGAHFSITNPNAASSCGCGTSFSLA, encoded by the coding sequence ATGACACAGCCAGCCCCCACTTTTTCCGTCTCGGATTCCGCGGCCAGCCGCATTGCCAGCGTGGTTGCCAAAAAGCAGGCCACCGCCCCCACACCGCAGGCCGCACCTGTTGCGCTGCGCGTATCGGTTGAGGCGGGAGGCTGCAACGGGTTCCAATACCTATTTACGCTCACCGCGGCGGATGACATCAAAGGGGATGATGTGCGCATAGAAAAGAACGGCGCACTGGTGGTGGTGGACCCCACAAGTCTGGACCTGCTGGCAGGAGCAGAGCTGGAATTTGCGGACAAGCTGATGGGCGCGCATTTTTCCATCACCAACCCCAATGCAGCCTCCTCCTGCGGGTGCGGTACGAGCTTTTCGCTGGCATGA
- a CDS encoding SPOR domain-containing protein produces MSDEDRQNSTVEDRISRARERMSMDYDDKPSPRPTAGGAAAGNKLLDMVTGFLGSESGTRRLAYGAAGLGGLLVLGIGGWAVLGHHQSGIPVMGPPPVAMRTKPVDPGGMQLDTLALPEADANQPGHPVPAPEKPNPAALAAQYGGPPDAAAAHAAPGGPAGAPVADATVPGAPPAATAPEAEGGALKPVPSSDLPAQGTETADAGAASEQPKEAPVPTDDVSDSEEEATPVAKPAAKKVATAAHSTGGKYQVQLAALQTEAEAQKEWARLKTRYPTLFGDVTPAFVRTEQNNATFYRLRVQGFGAVADARDFCTSVRERGMACMVVRP; encoded by the coding sequence ATGAGTGATGAAGACCGTCAGAACTCTACGGTAGAAGATCGCATCAGCCGTGCGCGGGAGCGCATGAGCATGGATTATGACGACAAGCCTTCCCCCCGCCCCACAGCAGGTGGTGCCGCGGCAGGGAATAAGCTGCTGGACATGGTCACCGGTTTTTTGGGGAGCGAGTCCGGTACGCGGCGGCTGGCCTATGGTGCGGCCGGGCTGGGCGGTCTGCTGGTTCTGGGTATTGGTGGCTGGGCAGTGCTGGGCCACCATCAGAGCGGCATTCCCGTTATGGGGCCACCGCCTGTTGCCATGCGCACCAAGCCGGTTGATCCGGGTGGGATGCAGTTGGATACCTTGGCTCTGCCCGAAGCAGATGCCAACCAGCCGGGGCATCCTGTTCCTGCGCCAGAAAAACCCAACCCCGCCGCGCTAGCCGCTCAGTATGGTGGCCCACCGGACGCCGCAGCCGCTCACGCTGCCCCCGGTGGGCCTGCTGGTGCGCCTGTGGCCGATGCAACGGTACCGGGCGCACCGCCAGCCGCGACCGCACCGGAGGCAGAGGGCGGGGCGCTCAAACCCGTGCCATCTTCCGACCTGCCTGCGCAGGGCACTGAGACGGCGGATGCCGGCGCAGCTTCGGAGCAGCCCAAGGAAGCCCCCGTTCCAACGGATGATGTTTCAGACAGCGAGGAAGAAGCTACCCCAGTTGCCAAGCCTGCGGCCAAAAAAGTGGCGACGGCAGCCCACAGCACGGGTGGCAAGTATCAGGTCCAGTTGGCGGCCTTGCAGACCGAGGCAGAAGCCCAGAAGGAATGGGCACGGCTGAAGACCCGTTACCCCACCCTGTTTGGAGATGTTACACCGGCGTTTGTCCGGACCGAGCAGAACAACGCAACGTTCTACCGCCTGCGCGTGCAGGGGTTTGGTGCTGTGGCGGATGCGCGGGACTTCTGCACATCCGTGCGTGAGCGCGGTATGGCCTGCATGGTGGTGCGTCCCTGA
- the tatB gene encoding Sec-independent protein translocase protein TatB, which yields MFDFAWSEFALIGAVALIVIGPKDLPVAIRGLAKGIKKARALASEFQSHLDEVVREADLSEVRDHVRDLKNLNVRGRIMKALDSDGTLSKAVTPPPLADQFVPAGPRALDAVPRSTSPASSTTDYTPDAVGSGLYGSAPVWQDTAYDREVESAPPELPPMIVRRILREQDRLHPPAILPPVRLVHAGHSVAPSLISVRVDPPGMAQPATAPSTEPVGGDGATEQAQQDGTGSTTADQQA from the coding sequence ATGTTTGATTTTGCATGGTCGGAATTTGCCCTGATTGGCGCAGTGGCGCTTATTGTCATTGGCCCGAAGGATCTGCCAGTTGCCATTCGCGGCCTTGCAAAAGGTATAAAAAAAGCCCGTGCACTGGCCAGTGAGTTCCAGTCCCATCTGGATGAGGTCGTGCGTGAGGCGGACCTGTCGGAAGTGCGTGACCATGTGCGGGACCTGAAGAACCTGAACGTGCGCGGCCGGATTATGAAGGCGCTGGACAGTGACGGAACGCTGAGCAAAGCCGTAACGCCCCCACCGCTTGCCGACCAGTTTGTGCCCGCAGGACCCAGAGCGCTGGATGCGGTTCCGCGCTCCACAAGCCCAGCCTCTTCCACCACCGATTATACCCCCGACGCTGTGGGGAGCGGGCTGTATGGCTCCGCTCCGGTATGGCAGGACACAGCCTATGACCGGGAGGTGGAGAGTGCCCCGCCCGAACTGCCCCCCATGATTGTGCGCCGCATTCTGCGAGAGCAGGACCGGCTGCACCCCCCAGCCATTCTGCCCCCCGTGCGTCTTGTTCATGCAGGCCATAGCGTGGCTCCCAGCCTTATTTCCGTTCGGGTGGACCCGCCCGGTATGGCGCAACCTGCCACGGCTCCCTCTACGGAACCCGTTGGAGGGGACGGGGCTACGGAGCAGGCGCAACAGGATGGAACAGGTAGTACGACGGCGGATCAGCAGGCATGA
- the pqqB gene encoding pyrroloquinoline quinone biosynthesis protein PqqB — MLDIVVLGAAAGGGFPQWNSNAPACRRARAGDPAAPARTQASIAVSGDGVSWYVLNASPDLRTQINQTPDMHPRTGLRSTPIAGVVLTSGEIDAITGLLTLRERQPFQLYATQPVLDQLDANPIFNALDRTLVPRLRMVLDQPITLEPPNFRITPFSVPGKVPLYAEKAENPAEIMNNGETIGLEITDGTSRALFIPGCAMMTDDLRAHLRGADAVFFDGTLWTDDEMVRAGLGSKTGHRMGHMSLADQPDGTFAAFAGLDVKRKILIHINNSNPVLLADSPERKQAEAAGWDVAFDGMKVRL; from the coding sequence ATGCTTGATATTGTTGTCCTTGGCGCAGCCGCTGGTGGCGGTTTTCCGCAATGGAACTCCAACGCCCCCGCTTGCCGCCGCGCCCGCGCGGGTGACCCCGCAGCCCCTGCCCGTACACAGGCGTCCATCGCCGTAAGTGGTGACGGGGTATCGTGGTATGTGCTTAACGCCTCCCCGGACCTGCGCACCCAGATCAACCAGACTCCAGACATGCACCCCCGCACGGGCCTGCGCTCCACCCCCATTGCAGGTGTGGTGCTGACCAGTGGGGAAATTGACGCCATTACGGGCCTGCTGACCCTGCGTGAGCGCCAGCCTTTCCAGCTTTATGCCACACAACCCGTGCTGGACCAGCTGGACGCCAACCCCATTTTTAATGCGCTTGACCGCACACTGGTGCCCCGCCTGCGCATGGTGCTGGACCAGCCCATTACGCTGGAACCGCCCAACTTCCGCATCACGCCGTTTTCCGTTCCCGGCAAAGTGCCGCTCTATGCCGAAAAAGCGGAAAACCCGGCCGAGATCATGAATAATGGCGAGACCATCGGGCTGGAAATAACCGATGGCACATCCCGCGCCCTGTTCATTCCCGGTTGCGCGATGATGACGGATGACCTGCGCGCCCACCTGCGGGGGGCCGATGCCGTATTTTTTGACGGCACACTCTGGACGGATGATGAAATGGTGCGTGCGGGACTTGGCAGCAAAACAGGCCACCGCATGGGCCATATGTCCCTCGCGGACCAGCCCGATGGCACCTTTGCCGCGTTTGCGGGGCTTGACGTCAAACGCAAGATCCTCATCCACATCAACAATTCCAACCCGGTTCTGCTGGCGGACAGCCCCGAGCGCAAACAGGCCGAAGCCGCAGGCTGGGACGTGGCCTTTGATGGCATGAAGGTAAGATTATGA
- a CDS encoding deoxyguanosinetriphosphate triphosphohydrolase: MLQATQRDALMPYAVQPAEGRGRRLHAEPESLTRSPWQRDRDRVVHSSGFRRLQYKTQVFINHEGDFFRTRLTHSLEVAQVARSMARYLRLDEDLTEAVALAHDLGHTPFGHAGEDALAAHMQRHGGFDHNAQALRQVMLLERRYLAFDGLNLTWETLEGLAKHNGPVRRPSPRLAEVDALFPLDLGGYASAEAQVAALADDIAYHGHDLDDGVKSGLLSLDDLVDVPLVGQALAEARTLAADLPKSDTRTHQRIRHEMVRRVIHALVTDVLVCTRERLADLAPKSVEDIRAANAPVVAFGMAMEEANKGIRKFLFAKLYRHWRVNRMTHKARHVTGELFTTLTESPNLLPAEWQQRVKEKDEGAVHRTVADYVASMTDRYAMEEHRRLTDLSVAG; the protein is encoded by the coding sequence ATGCTACAGGCCACACAACGCGATGCGCTCATGCCCTATGCCGTGCAACCTGCCGAGGGACGGGGCAGAAGGCTGCACGCGGAGCCGGAATCTCTTACCCGTTCGCCTTGGCAGCGGGACCGGGACCGGGTGGTGCATTCCTCCGGCTTCCGCCGCCTGCAATATAAGACGCAGGTGTTCATCAACCACGAGGGCGATTTTTTTCGCACCCGGCTGACCCATTCGCTCGAAGTGGCGCAGGTGGCCCGCTCGATGGCCCGATACCTGCGGCTGGATGAGGATCTGACCGAGGCCGTGGCCTTGGCGCATGACCTTGGACACACCCCTTTTGGCCATGCGGGGGAGGATGCCCTTGCCGCGCACATGCAACGCCACGGCGGGTTTGACCACAACGCGCAGGCATTACGGCAGGTCATGCTGCTGGAGCGGCGCTATCTGGCGTTTGATGGCCTGAACCTGACATGGGAAACGCTGGAAGGGCTGGCCAAGCACAATGGCCCCGTGCGCAGGCCTTCTCCCCGTCTGGCGGAGGTGGATGCGCTGTTTCCGCTGGATCTGGGCGGTTATGCCTCGGCCGAGGCACAGGTGGCCGCTCTGGCGGATGATATTGCCTACCACGGGCATGATCTGGACGATGGCGTTAAATCCGGCCTGCTCTCACTGGATGATCTGGTGGACGTACCGCTGGTGGGGCAGGCGCTGGCCGAAGCCCGAACGCTGGCAGCAGACCTGCCCAAGTCCGATACCCGCACCCACCAGCGCATCCGGCACGAAATGGTGCGCCGCGTTATTCATGCTCTGGTGACGGATGTGTTGGTCTGCACGCGGGAGCGGCTGGCGGATCTTGCGCCAAAAAGCGTGGAGGATATTCGCGCCGCCAATGCACCTGTTGTAGCCTTTGGCATGGCTATGGAGGAGGCCAACAAGGGTATTCGCAAATTCCTGTTCGCCAAGCTGTACCGGCACTGGCGGGTCAACCGAATGACCCACAAGGCCCGGCACGTAACGGGGGAGCTGTTCACCACACTTACGGAGTCGCCCAACCTGTTGCCAGCCGAATGGCAGCAGCGTGTTAAGGAGAAAGATGAAGGGGCTGTGCACCGCACCGTGGCGGATTACGTGGCTTCCATGACCGATCGATACGCCATGGAAGAACATAGGCGGTTGACGGACTTGTCTGTTGCAGGCTGA
- the argS gene encoding arginine--tRNA ligase, translating to MSECVFQRYRHHVLAIVRELLPDVPEETLARVELTPTRDPAHGDMATNAALLLAKAARRKPADIAADLVAALQKVEGIAAVAAAGPGFVNITLDPAVLRAVLPVVLNVGETYGQSTAGKGVRVNVEYVSANPTGPMHVGHCRGAVVGDALANLMAKAGFDVTKEFYINDAGNQVKALAWAAYWRYLQVLGTKMTQDDFSALAPGGLQYQGEYLIPVGEALAAEFGNKLAEVDVDGAPLPAPAATWLETVRGFAVTHMLSAIKEDLAALGVHHDVFSSEADVLARGVTDAAIDQLAKADLLYNGVLEPPKGKLPEDWEEREQLLFRSTSFGDDVDRPLRKSDGTNTYFANDIGYHMDKVARGAQVMIDVWGADHGGYVKRMKAAVKALTGDAVPLEVLLCQIVHILRDGQPVKMSKRAGTFVTLRDLIDEVGRDAVRFTMLTRKSDAQMEFDLDLVVAQQRDNPVFYVQYAHARCRSVLRSAAEEGVYGAVDNAALAGAALDSLTSDAEMALVRRLAEWPRMVEAAALAREPHRIAFYLAELAGDFHALWNRGRDDASLRFLQAGAVDATRARLALVAATAVVIRSGLAVMGVDPVEEMR from the coding sequence ATGTCCGAGTGTGTTTTTCAGCGTTACCGTCATCATGTTCTGGCCATTGTGCGGGAACTGCTGCCCGACGTGCCTGAGGAAACGCTGGCCCGTGTGGAGCTGACCCCCACGCGTGACCCCGCTCATGGGGACATGGCCACCAACGCCGCTCTGCTGCTGGCCAAGGCCGCGCGTCGCAAACCAGCCGATATTGCGGCTGACCTTGTAGCCGCCTTGCAGAAGGTGGAAGGCATTGCTGCCGTGGCCGCTGCCGGGCCGGGCTTTGTCAATATTACCCTGGACCCTGCCGTACTGCGGGCTGTGCTGCCTGTGGTGCTGAATGTGGGTGAGACCTATGGCCAGTCCACGGCGGGCAAGGGCGTGCGGGTGAATGTGGAATATGTGTCCGCCAACCCCACTGGCCCCATGCATGTTGGCCATTGCCGCGGTGCCGTGGTGGGCGATGCGCTGGCCAACCTTATGGCCAAGGCCGGGTTTGATGTGACCAAGGAATTTTACATCAACGACGCAGGCAATCAGGTCAAGGCGCTGGCATGGGCTGCCTACTGGCGTTACCTGCAGGTGCTGGGCACCAAAATGACGCAGGACGATTTTTCGGCCCTTGCTCCGGGTGGCCTGCAATATCAGGGCGAATATCTTATTCCGGTAGGTGAGGCACTGGCGGCGGAGTTTGGGAACAAGCTGGCCGAAGTGGATGTGGATGGCGCGCCTCTGCCTGCCCCTGCCGCCACATGGCTGGAAACCGTGCGCGGCTTTGCCGTGACCCATATGCTCAGCGCCATCAAGGAAGACCTTGCAGCCCTTGGCGTGCACCATGATGTGTTTTCGTCCGAAGCGGATGTGCTGGCCCGTGGCGTGACCGATGCGGCCATAGACCAGCTGGCCAAAGCCGACCTGCTGTACAATGGCGTGCTGGAGCCCCCCAAAGGCAAGCTGCCTGAAGACTGGGAAGAACGCGAACAGCTTCTGTTCCGTTCCACCAGCTTTGGGGATGATGTGGACCGCCCGCTGCGTAAGTCGGACGGCACAAACACCTACTTTGCCAACGACATTGGCTACCACATGGACAAGGTGGCCCGTGGTGCACAGGTCATGATTGACGTGTGGGGCGCGGACCATGGCGGCTACGTCAAACGCATGAAGGCCGCAGTCAAAGCCCTTACGGGGGACGCCGTGCCGCTGGAAGTGCTGCTGTGCCAGATCGTGCATATTCTGCGTGATGGCCAGCCGGTCAAAATGTCCAAGCGCGCTGGCACGTTTGTCACCCTGCGGGACCTGATTGATGAGGTCGGGCGGGACGCGGTGCGCTTTACCATGCTGACCCGCAAGAGCGATGCCCAGATGGAGTTTGATCTGGACCTTGTGGTGGCCCAGCAGCGCGATAACCCCGTGTTTTACGTGCAGTATGCCCATGCCCGCTGCCGCTCCGTGCTGCGCAGTGCTGCGGAGGAAGGGGTGTATGGCGCGGTTGATAACGCAGCTCTGGCTGGTGCGGCGCTGGATAGCCTGACATCTGATGCGGAAATGGCGCTGGTGCGCCGTCTGGCGGAGTGGCCCCGTATGGTGGAAGCCGCTGCCCTTGCGCGTGAGCCGCACCGTATTGCGTTCTATCTGGCCGAACTGGCGGGCGATTTTCATGCGCTGTGGAACCGTGGGCGTGATGATGCGTCCCTGAGGTTCCTGCAGGCTGGTGCTGTGGACGCCACACGTGCGCGTCTGGCCCTTGTTGCGGCTACGGCCGTGGTCATTCGCTCCGGTCTGGCCGTTATGGGTGTGGACCCAGTGGAGGAAATGCGCTGA
- the pqqD gene encoding pyrroloquinoline quinone biosynthesis peptide chaperone PqqD, giving the protein MTGATGHTVTESCVPRFARGTRLQYDRVREVWFIQAPERAFHADPIAAEVLQLVDGSRTLAAIIDLLAQKFEAPRTVIAHDVLALVAELAAKQILLHT; this is encoded by the coding sequence ATGACAGGGGCCACAGGCCATACTGTGACAGAAAGCTGTGTGCCGCGTTTTGCGCGCGGCACACGCCTGCAATACGACCGCGTGCGCGAGGTCTGGTTCATTCAGGCCCCCGAACGCGCTTTTCATGCAGACCCCATTGCCGCGGAAGTGCTGCAACTGGTGGATGGGTCACGCACACTGGCCGCAATCATTGACCTGCTTGCCCAAAAGTTTGAGGCACCACGCACCGTTATTGCGCATGACGTGCTGGCTCTGGTAGCCGAACTGGCCGCCAAACAGATTCTGCTGCACACATGA
- the pqqC gene encoding pyrroloquinoline-quinone synthase PqqC, protein MTDRILTPDELEAALRAIGAERYHNLHPFHRALHDGKLNKGQVQAWALNRYYYQASIPAKDASLLARLPTTELRREWRRRLEDHDGTQPGTGGVARWLKLTDGLGLDRAYVESLDGLLPGTRFAVEAYVQFVRERSILEAIASSLTELFSPTIISERVAGMLSNYDFVTEETLAYFKPRLTQAPQDSAFALAYVKKHARTAEQQKAVLDALKFKCNVLWSMLDALDYAYVVPARIPPGAFRPDPQA, encoded by the coding sequence ATGACCGACCGTATTCTCACCCCCGATGAGCTGGAAGCCGCCCTACGGGCCATTGGCGCAGAGCGCTACCACAACCTGCACCCCTTCCACCGTGCCCTGCATGACGGAAAGCTGAACAAGGGGCAGGTTCAGGCTTGGGCGCTGAACCGCTATTATTATCAGGCCAGCATTCCCGCCAAGGATGCCTCCCTTCTGGCCCGCCTGCCCACCACGGAGCTGCGGCGTGAATGGCGGCGCAGGCTGGAAGACCATGACGGCACACAGCCCGGCACGGGCGGTGTTGCCCGCTGGCTCAAACTGACCGATGGCCTTGGGCTGGACCGTGCCTATGTGGAATCGCTCGACGGCCTGCTGCCGGGTACGCGCTTTGCGGTGGAAGCCTACGTGCAGTTTGTGCGCGAACGCTCCATTCTGGAAGCCATTGCCTCCTCCCTGACCGAGCTGTTCTCTCCCACCATTATCAGCGAACGTGTTGCGGGGATGCTCAGCAACTATGATTTTGTCACGGAAGAAACCCTCGCCTACTTCAAGCCGCGTTTAACGCAGGCCCCGCAGGATTCCGCCTTTGCGCTGGCTTACGTTAAGAAACACGCCCGTACGGCCGAACAGCAGAAGGCGGTGCTGGACGCCCTTAAGTTCAAATGCAATGTCCTGTGGTCCATGCTGGATGCGCTGGATTACGCCTACGTTGTACCCGCGCGCATTCCCCCCGGCGCATTCCGCCCGGACCCGCAGGCATGA
- the scpB gene encoding SMC-Scp complex subunit ScpB, with protein MTSTPEPTPQPVPEEAVRLAEALIFASTEPVSARRLADLLEGRQIMPAGEEDLGAFVAAVLAALVQRYEGKGVFPVEVAGGWQFRTAPDLAPLLTRVLERPRRLPRAVMETLAIIAYHQPCTRVEIEEIRGVSLGQNVLDTLIEAELIAPRGRKEVPGRPVLWGTTPDFLRHFGLRALSDLPRREELMVDIPQNPADLGTGQSAIPFNADEGQNQDAAVEAEAPSASIAADGEVAQVAVSAPEGP; from the coding sequence ATGACCAGCACCCCCGAACCCACACCCCAGCCCGTGCCGGAAGAGGCCGTAAGGCTGGCCGAAGCGCTTATTTTTGCCTCTACCGAGCCGGTAAGCGCCCGCCGTCTTGCAGACCTGCTGGAGGGCAGGCAGATCATGCCTGCGGGGGAAGAGGATCTGGGGGCTTTTGTGGCAGCGGTGCTGGCGGCTCTTGTGCAGCGCTATGAGGGCAAGGGCGTATTCCCAGTGGAAGTGGCAGGGGGCTGGCAGTTCCGCACGGCACCCGATCTGGCGCCTTTGCTGACCCGTGTGCTGGAGCGGCCAAGGCGGCTGCCCCGCGCGGTCATGGAAACACTGGCCATTATTGCCTACCACCAGCCCTGTACCCGCGTGGAAATAGAGGAAATTCGAGGCGTAAGCCTTGGGCAGAACGTGCTCGATACCCTGATCGAGGCGGAACTGATTGCCCCGCGTGGGCGCAAGGAGGTGCCGGGGCGGCCCGTTCTGTGGGGCACCACGCCGGACTTCCTGCGCCATTTTGGCCTGCGTGCGCTCTCCGACCTGCCACGCAGGGAAGAACTTATGGTCGATATTCCCCAGAACCCGGCTGATCTGGGTACGGGGCAGTCGGCAATTCCCTTTAACGCTGATGAAGGGCAAAATCAGGACGCTGCCGTGGAGGCTGAGGCCCCCAGTGCCAGCATTGCGGCGGATGGGGAGGTTGCGCAGGTTGCGGTTTCCGCTCCGGAGGGTCCGTGA